In the genome of Methanopyrus kandleri AV19, one region contains:
- the ribC gene encoding riboflavin synthase, with protein MTRYKVGLADTTFARVDMASVAEKVLKEHLPGVETPRYTVPGIKDLPVACKRLIEEEGCDLVMAFGMPGPTEIDKQCAMVASMGLILAQLLTNTHIIEVFVHEDEAEDERELHELAVKRAEEHALNVVKMLEKPEALTREAGMGRREGHPDVGPARL; from the coding sequence GTGACCCGATATAAAGTCGGACTGGCGGACACGACCTTCGCCCGGGTCGACATGGCCTCCGTCGCGGAGAAGGTCTTGAAAGAGCACCTACCCGGGGTCGAGACTCCCAGATACACGGTACCCGGGATAAAGGATCTGCCGGTGGCTTGCAAGCGACTGATCGAGGAGGAAGGTTGCGATCTGGTCATGGCCTTCGGTATGCCCGGTCCCACCGAGATCGACAAACAGTGCGCGATGGTCGCCTCTATGGGGCTGATATTGGCGCAGCTGCTCACCAACACGCACATCATCGAGGTGTTCGTGCACGAGGACGAGGCGGAAGACGAACGGGAGCTCCACGAGCTGGCGGTGAAGAGGGCGGAAGAACACGCGCTTAACGTCGTGAAAATGCTCGAAAAGCCGGAGGCGTTGACCCGGGAGGCGGGTATGGGGCGCCGTGAGGGCCACCCTGACGTGGGCCCGGCTCGCCTGTGA